From the genome of Streptomyces spinoverrucosus:
TGAACGGCAATACACAGGGACCTTTCGTTTCAAAGCGCGCATGAATGTTTTCATACGCCTTGCAAAGCGATCGGCATATATAAATACTGCTCGCGGATCCGCACCGCCCGAGGAGAGCCGACCATCTGCTCATGCAACAGGCCTGCCCTCCAGGGTGCCCGCACGAACACCCGAAGCCGATGTCCCCTACCCACGTCGGTGCCCTGGGTGTTCGGTCGGGGCGGCCCCGGTCATCCCCTAGGCCGGGGCCGCCCCACCACCGCGGACCATCTCCGCACCGCCGCACACCGGAAGCGATGATCATGCCCCTGACGTCCACGCGCACCCGCCCGGACTGGCCGTGCCAGGTCAAGACCCCCGGCAGCTACGACTGGGAGCGATCGGCGGCCAAGTGGCTGCGCGAGCTGGTACCGGCGCGGTACGCCGGCTATCCGGCGCTGATCCGCCACCCGGTGCTGCTCGCCCGGCACGCGCAGATCCAGGTCCAGCAAGAGATCCGCGTCGCCCGCACCGCCCTGCAGACGGCCCGCGCAGACCTGCCGCGACTCGGCATGCCGGAGTCGGTCATCGAGCACACGATCAAGCTGTACGCCGCCGAGGTGCTGCAACTCCAGCACATCGCGCGCAGCGTGCGGGCGGTGACCGACGCGCTGGTGGAGCACAACTCGGGGCGCTGAGGGGACAGTTTCCTCAGGGGGCGCCCCGCCGCCCGGGACCGCCGTAAACGGTCATGCCTCCGGCTTGCACTTTCGAGTGGATTCCCTCCCGACGGCCTTGCGCTCTCAGGGGGGTCCCTGTGCGATGCTCGACGCGTGACGAGCGACCCCGCGATCCCGGCGGAGAACGGCACCGGATCGGACACGGTCACATCGGCCGGAGCCATGGCCGGGCGACGCGCCGAGCTGGACCGGCTGCGGGACCTGGCGGCGACCTCGGCTGTCCTGGAGCGGGCCAAGGGCGCGGTCATGGCGCTCACCGGCTGCTCCGCGGACGCGGCGCACGAGGAACTCCTCAGGCGCGCGAACGCCGGGAACCGCACGCTGATCGAGGAGTGCTGGATCACACTCGGCAGCGGCTCCCCCGGCAGGGCCGTCCCGGCCCCCGACCGGGCCACTCCGCCGCCCGACACCCCCGGCGTCCCGGTCCCCCCTCCCGCCCGCGAGCCGTCCGACGACGGATCCACCGCCCTGGGGCGGCTGGGCAAAGCGCTCGTCGGCGTCCGCACCCCGCACGAGCTTGCCGGGTGCCTGCTGGAGCATCTCGCGGACACCGTCGCCGCCGACGCGGTCATGATCTTCGCCCGGCTCCCCGCCGACGGCCTCGAACTGGTCGGGCACGCGGGCGTCGACGCCACACTGGCCGCCCAGTGGCGTCAGGTGCCCCCACTGACCGGCATCGCCGCGCTGGACACGCTGCGCACCCGTCAGGCGCGCTGGCTGGAGGACCTGGCGGAGGACGGGAAGCGGTTCCAGCTCATCGGCGACCCGCCCGAGCGCTGGGGATCGCGTGCCTGGCTGCCGGTGGTGACCGGCGACACCGCCGAGATCTCCATCGGCGTACTGCGCACCCGCCCCGGCCCGTTCACGCCGCGCACCCGCGAGCATCTACGGGCGGTCGTCCGGCTGTGCGCGGGCCGGCTGCGGGCCTTCGACGCCCGGCCGGAGCCCGCCGCCGACGGCTCCGTCGACGCCGTACAGGCCGTGTTCGACACGCTGCCCGGTGCGGCGATGCTGCTCACGCCACTGCGCGCCCCCTCCGGCGACATCGAGGACTACCGCATCGACGCGGCCACCCCGGAGGCGATCGACGTCGTCGGACGCACCGGTCGTGAACTGATCGGGCTGCGGATCCTGGAGTGCTGGCCGCCGGTGGCGGACGAGTCGCTGTGGCAGCGGTGCCTGGAGGTGCTGAGCGCCGGAAAGCCGTACGAGGGCGAGCCGTTCGCGCAGCAGGACGTCGTGGCCGGCGTCGCCGAACTGTCCACGTACTCGGTACGGGTGGCACGGCTGGGCGACGGGCTCGTCGTCAGCTGGATCCGGCACGACCCCTCGGACCGGCAGGAGCAGCGGCTGGCGGACGTACAGCGGCTGGGCAACCTCGGCTGGGCCAACTGGAACCTGGTCACCGACGAAGTCACCTGGTCCGCCCAGATCTTCGCCATCCTCGACCGCGACCCCACGCACGGCCCGGTTCGGCTGTCCGAACTGCCCGGCCTCGCCGTGCCGGAGGACGTCCCGGTGCTGACCCGCGCCATCGGGGCGCTCGTGCGCGAAGGACGTCCGGTCGACGTACCGTTCCGGAGCCGCACGGCGCGTGGGGTACGGCATCTGCGGGCCGTCGCCGAGGCGGTGGCGGACGTGCACGGCTCGCCCGCCGAGGTGCACGGCTTCGTCCAGGACCTGACGGCCCAGCGCAGCGCCGAACTCGCCCTGGTGGAGAGCGAACGGGCGATCCTCACCCAGCACGGGGTGCTCCAGGCCGAACGGGCGCTGGCCGCCCGGCTCCAGCACGCGCTGCTGCCGCTGCCGGACAAGCCGCTGCGGCTGGCCGGGCTGCGGGTGGAGGTGGCGTATCTGCCCGCGCAGTCGGGGATCCACGTCGGCGGCGACTGGTACAGCGCCATCGAACTGCCGGACGGCACCGCTCTGTTCGTGGTCGGCGATGTCGCCGGTCACGGCATCGACGCGGTCGCCACGATGGCCCAGCTCCGCTTCACCGCCAAAGGCATGGTCATCACGGGGTCCTCGCTGACCGGAGCGCTCAGCCGGCTCAACACGCTGCTGCTGCACTCCCGCGACCCGCACGGCACGGCCACCATGGTGCTGGCCCACTACCGGCCGGACGAGCGACGGCTGGTCTGGGCCCAGGCCGGCCATCCGCCGCCGCTGCTGGTGCGCGCGGGCGAGGCACGGCGGCTCGGCCGGCCCGGCGGCATGCTGCTCGGGGCCGGCACCACGCCGGTCTTCGAGGAGGCGGAGTGCCGACTGGAGCCCGGCGACCGGCTGTTGCTGTACACGGACGGGCTGGTCGAGCGCCCCGCGGAGGGCATCGACCGTGGCCTGGAACGGCTCGCGCGGGCACTCGTCAGCCACCACACCGACGAGCCCGGCTCCCTCGGCCCGCTGCTCGCGGCCGTGCTGGAGGAGGAACGCCGGGACGACGTCTGTGTGGTGGACATCCGCGTGCCGACAGATCCGGCGGACCTGGCGTAGAGGCCCGGGTGATCCCCCGTCAGCTCGCCCGTTGCGTGCGATCCCGCGCACGGGCGGGCGTCGCGCGTCTCAACTCTCGCCGACCGACGCCCCGCTGTCCGCGGACTCCCGGCCGCGATGTGCCTCGTCGCGGACAAGCAGGGCCAGCAACGAAGCCACGGTCAGTCCCGCCTCGGCCGGGTGCCGCAGCACCTTTGAGGGCTCGATGCGGTACGCGTTGCCCCGCCCCTCACGCCGGTGGGAGAGGTAACCGGCCTCTTCCAGATCGACGATGATCTTCTGCACGGCTCGCTCGGTGAGCCGGCAGTGCGCCGCGATGTCTCGTACGCGGGCGTTGTGATCATCGGCGATGGCAGCCAACACCCGGGCGTGATTGGTGAGGAAGGTCCATCCAGTATGCGGCTCAGGCACTCCACCCATGGGCCCATCATAGGACCGAGGTTTCCCGCATTCAAAAACGCGAACCAGATTTCATGTATCCCTTGACGTATCTCGGCGCGAGGTCGACGCTGGTGAAGACGACAGGCAGGAGTTTCGAAGGAGTGTCGGTCATGCCGGAGCCTGCGTACTCCACGCAGCCCGCTGCCCCCGCGGCCGTGCCGCCGCGGTCGCTGTCGATCGCCACACAGCCCGACGGCGCCCGCTCGGTCGTGGTGGTGCGCGGGGAGTTGGACCTGCAGGCGGCCGACGAGCTGAGTGACATCCTGCGCCAGGCTCTGAAGTCCGCCACCGAGGGCATCGACCTCGACATGGGAGGCGTCACCTTCTGCGACTGCTCGGCCCTGAACGTCCTGCTCGCCATCCGCGAACAGGCCCTCGCGGACGGCAGGACGGTGACGATCGAGTCCCACAGCCTCGCGACGGAACGGCTGCTCTCCCTCACGGGGACGCTGTCCCTGTTCACTGCCGAAACCGACGACGGCATCGACCACGAACTCGGCGTGGAGGTCGTTCAGCTGCGCCGGGCCATGCAGACCCGACCGACCATCGATCTGGCTCGCGGGGTGCTGATGGCCACGTTCGGGCTGAGCCCGCAGGACGCGTGGCACGTGCTGGTGATGGTGTCGCAGAACACCAACACCAAACTCCATCGACTCGCCCAGGACCTGGTGTCCGCCGTGAAGGGAGAACCGCTGCCCGACTCGGTTCAGCGTCAGGTGGCCGCGGCGGTGGCCCGGCTGTCGGAGTCCGACGCCCCGGGAGCGCAGGGTGACGGGGAGGCATAGCACCGTCACGAGCAGGGCACTCAGTTCCCCATCTGCGCTGCACTGAGTGCCATCAGGCCTGTTCAGGTGCTACGTTCCGTCCCATGAGCGCGAAACCGCCCATGCGGGATGCCCTGGTCGCGGCGGCGTTCCAGTTGTTTCTGGAGCGGGGCTACGAACAGACCACCGTCGACGACATCGTGGCCCTCGCGGGAGTCGGGCGGCGGTCGTTCTTCCGCTACTTCCCGTCCAAGGAGGACGTGGTCTTCCCCGACCACGAGCGGTGCCTGGCCGACATGACGGCG
Proteins encoded in this window:
- a CDS encoding helix-turn-helix domain-containing protein, with the protein product MGGVPEPHTGWTFLTNHARVLAAIADDHNARVRDIAAHCRLTERAVQKIIVDLEEAGYLSHRREGRGNAYRIEPSKVLRHPAEAGLTVASLLALLVRDEAHRGRESADSGASVGES
- a CDS encoding SpoIIE family protein phosphatase; this translates as MTSDPAIPAENGTGSDTVTSAGAMAGRRAELDRLRDLAATSAVLERAKGAVMALTGCSADAAHEELLRRANAGNRTLIEECWITLGSGSPGRAVPAPDRATPPPDTPGVPVPPPAREPSDDGSTALGRLGKALVGVRTPHELAGCLLEHLADTVAADAVMIFARLPADGLELVGHAGVDATLAAQWRQVPPLTGIAALDTLRTRQARWLEDLAEDGKRFQLIGDPPERWGSRAWLPVVTGDTAEISIGVLRTRPGPFTPRTREHLRAVVRLCAGRLRAFDARPEPAADGSVDAVQAVFDTLPGAAMLLTPLRAPSGDIEDYRIDAATPEAIDVVGRTGRELIGLRILECWPPVADESLWQRCLEVLSAGKPYEGEPFAQQDVVAGVAELSTYSVRVARLGDGLVVSWIRHDPSDRQEQRLADVQRLGNLGWANWNLVTDEVTWSAQIFAILDRDPTHGPVRLSELPGLAVPEDVPVLTRAIGALVREGRPVDVPFRSRTARGVRHLRAVAEAVADVHGSPAEVHGFVQDLTAQRSAELALVESERAILTQHGVLQAERALAARLQHALLPLPDKPLRLAGLRVEVAYLPAQSGIHVGGDWYSAIELPDGTALFVVGDVAGHGIDAVATMAQLRFTAKGMVITGSSLTGALSRLNTLLLHSRDPHGTATMVLAHYRPDERRLVWAQAGHPPPLLVRAGEARRLGRPGGMLLGAGTTPVFEEAECRLEPGDRLLLYTDGLVERPAEGIDRGLERLARALVSHHTDEPGSLGPLLAAVLEEERRDDVCVVDIRVPTDPADLA
- a CDS encoding anti-sigma factor antagonist (This anti-anti-sigma factor, or anti-sigma factor antagonist, belongs to a family that includes characterized members SpoIIAA, RsbV, RsfA, and RsfB.), with the protein product MPEPAYSTQPAAPAAVPPRSLSIATQPDGARSVVVVRGELDLQAADELSDILRQALKSATEGIDLDMGGVTFCDCSALNVLLAIREQALADGRTVTIESHSLATERLLSLTGTLSLFTAETDDGIDHELGVEVVQLRRAMQTRPTIDLARGVLMATFGLSPQDAWHVLVMVSQNTNTKLHRLAQDLVSAVKGEPLPDSVQRQVAAAVARLSESDAPGAQGDGEA